One Klebsiella electrica genomic window, CGACTGGCTAAACAGGTACTGCAGCGCCTGTTGACCGAACTCGCGCTGATAGTCGCCGTACATCACCCATTCAGGGGGCCAGATCAGACCGGCCTGCTCCATGGCGGTGCAGAAGCCCTGGTAGCGTTCGCGGACGCTCATCAGCTTGTCCGGCCCGCCGACGAAAGCGATATGGCGATGTCCGGCGGCGATCAGTTTTTCGGTGGCGATGCGTCCACCCTGGACGTTATCGGCAAACACTTTAGGCACCTTGCTGCCGGGAATATCCTCATCCAGCAGCACAATACGCTCGTGACGCTGGATCTCTTTGCGCAGCAGGCCGTTATCGGGGCGGTTAGTCGTGAACAACAGCCCATCGACCTGGCAGGTATCCAGCCAGCGAATAAACTGACACTCTTTTTCCGGGTTATTGCGGGTAATACACAGAACGAGGCTGTAGCCGTTGGCCGAGGCGGCCTCTTCGGCGGCATCGGCCAGTTCGGCGAAGAAGGGGTTGGTGATATCGGGTAGCACCAGGCCAAGGGTTTCGCTGCCGCCTTTGCTCAGACGGCGTGCGAGGCTATTACCGCGATAGTCCAGTTCGTGGATCGCCGTTTCGATGCGGTCGATGGTGTCCTGCGGCAGCACGATACTGTTGTTCATATAGCGCGACAGGGTAGCCTTCGACAGGCCCGCCAGCTTTGCCACGTCGGATAGTAATACGCGTTTTATACTCATTTCCTGCGCCATTTCTGCCAGAATTGGCTATCTGTAACATAGTTAAGCGCGGTGGATACAGCAATTTCTCTGCACACAGAGGCCCGAAATAAATGCTTGACAAATTTTAAATGGCGGAGAATTGTATAGGCAGTTTACCGCATCATCCGGGAAGTCATTCCCAACCCCGTTTAACTCATTCCAGTCGCGCACCGACACGGACCGGTTGCCGGAATGAAATTAAGCAGGTATCCGCCGAACGGTCGATGATTGTTCTGGCCATATAGACGATATTTGCCCGCCAAAAAAATAATCCTTCTGCGTTCGCATGCGGCGCGGAACTCTGCTGGCTATCAACGATTCCCGACGAGGATAATGATGATGTTATTTAACACCGGAAAACTGCGTTTTATTGCTGTCGCAACAACAATGCTGGCATCTGTGAGCTTTATTTCTGCCGCCAGCGCTGCAGCTCCAACCTATGCGCTGGTACAAATCAATCAGCAGGCGCTGTTTTTTAATCTGATGAATAAAGGCGCGCAGGATGCCGCAAAAGCCAGTGGTAAGGATTTAGTGATTTTTAACTCTAACGATAATCCCGTTGCACAAAACGACGCGATTGAAAACTATATTCAGCAAGGTGTTAAAGGCATTCTGGTTGCCGCTATTGACGTTAACGGAATTATGCCGGCGGTAAAAGAAGCCGCCGCCGCTCACATTCCCGTGATTGCGATTGATGCCGTATTACCGGCCGGGCCTCAGGCGGCTCAGGTTGGCGTGGATAATATCGAGGGCGGCAGAATTATTGGAAAATACTTTGTTGATTACGTGCAGAAAGAGATGGGCGGCCAGGCGCGACTGGGGATTGTCGGCGCGCTGAACTCGGCCATTCAGAACCAGCGGCAGAAAGGGTTTGAAGAGACGCTGAAAAGCAATCCGAAAATTACCATCGCCAATGTCGTCGACGGGCAGAACGTACAGGATAAAGCAATGACCGCGGCGGAGAACCTGATTACCGGCAACCCCGATCTGACAGCGATCTATGCCACTGGCGAACCCGCTCTGCTGGGCGCTATCGCCGCCGTGGAAAACCAGGGGCGGCAGAAAGATATTAAAGTCTTTGGCTGGGATCTGACGGCGAAGGCGATTTCCGGTATTGACGGCGGCTACGTCACCGCCGTTCTGCAGCAGGACCCGGAAAAGATGGGGGCCGAAGCCCTGAAGGCGCTGAACAGCATCACCTCCGGCAAAACCGTACCGAAAACCATTCTGGTTCCGGCTACGGTGGTGACCAAAGCGAACGTGGATAGCTACCGTTCGCTGTTCAAGTAGGTCAGTGGGCGCCGCCCGTGGCTAACAGGGCGGCGAGTTCCTGGGCGTCGGGAAACGCGCTGAGCGTACCCCGGCGGCTAACGGTAATGGCGGCCGCCCGGCTGGCATGCGTCAACGCCAGACCATCCGGCGCCACGCCGCGCAGGATAGCGGATGCCAGCATCACGGCGAGGAACGTGTCGCCCGCGCCGGTGGTATCCAGCGCTGCGGCGGGGACGGCGGGGCAAAACTGGCGCTGCCCCTCGCGGATAAGCCAGGCGCCTGCCGCGCCCTCGGTAATGACTAAGGTTTTGACGCCGTAAGGTTGCAGCAGCTCGGCCTCTGATTCATTGACTACCGCGATATCGATAAGCGGCCACAGATGGCAAAAGTCAGGATTAACGGGTGAGGGATTGAAGACCGTTGTCATACCGCGAGTTTTGCCGTACTGGAATAGCGCCCGCGTTTTCTCCAGGGAGAAATTGCCCTGCTGTAGCAGAATATCGCCTGCGGCGGCCTTCGCCAGGTGCGGCATAATATCATCAAGGCCGAATGTATCGGCAGCGGCGGTGGTGGTAATGATGGCATTGTCGCCATCGGCACTATTTAAAATAATCGAGGTATCGCTATGTTGGTTAAAATGGCTGTCGGGTAGTAGCGTCAGCGCTTCATTTTTTATCCGTTGGCGAATCCAGGTTCCGTTGCTGTCATTTCCCGTGGCGGCAATTAAATGCGTTTCTATTCCACAGCGAGATAATATAATCGCCTGATTCGCGCCTTTACCGCCGATATCCTGCGAAACTTTAACGCCGTGAATTGACGAGCCTTTTTTCGGTATATCCGGAATGGACCAGGTTTCATCTACGGTAATATTACCGGTAACGTAAACACGCATAGTGTTCCCTTAACAGGATGGATAAGATGGTTGCTATCTCAGCAGAAAAAACGAATGCAATACAAGCTATTTTTTCACGTAGTAAAGCCGTTATCGGTGTTATTCATTGCGATCCGTTTCCCGGCGCGCCTAAATACCGAGGGAAATCAGTTTCTGATATTGTTGAACGTGCGCTTCGCGATGCGGATAATTATGTTTCTGGCGGCGTTCACGGTCTGATTATTGAAAACCACGGCGATATTCCCTTTTCCAAACCTGAAGATATCGGTCATGAAACCTCAGCGCTGATGGCGGTGATTACCGAGAAAGTCCGCGAGCGTTTTGGTGTACCGCTGGGGATTAACGTCCTGGCTAACGCTGCGATTCCGGCGATGGCTATCGCCCTGGCGGGCGGGGCCGATTTCGTCCGCGTCAATCAGTGGGCCAATGCTTATATCGCCAACGAAGGATTTATTGAAGGGGCGGCGGCTAAGGCGCTGCGCTATCGCAGTATGCTGCGTGCTGAACATATTCGCGTCTTCGCCGATAGCCACGTTAAGCACGGTAGTCATGCCATCGTTGCCGATCGTTCGATTCAGGAACTGACTCGCGACGTGGACTTTTTCGAGGCCGACGCGGTGATTGCCACCGGCCAGCGCACCGGCGATAGCGCCACGATGGCGGAAATTGATGAGATTCGCGCGGCGACAGCGTTACCGTTGCTGGTGGGCTCGGGGGTGACGCCGGCCAACGTCCGCCAGATCCTCGGACGGACTCAGGGGGTCATTGTGGCCAGCACCATGAAGGTTGACGGCGTCTGGTGGAACGATGTTGAACTGGCCCGAGTACAGCATTTTATGTCGGTCGCTCAGGCTGCGCTGGAGGAGGCATAATGGAAGCGTTTAGCGATCGCCTGCTGCGCGAACATCAGCAGGTCTGGCAGGTGATGCAGCGGCACCGTTTTGTGGTGGATATTGAACAGGATCGTCTGCCGACAACCGTATTCGACCGCTATCTGGTGTTTGAGGGCAACTTTGTCGCCACGGCCATCGCCATTTTTGCCCTCGGGGTCAGCAAGGCGCCGCATATTCAGCAGCAGCGCTGGCTAATCGGCGTACTGAATGCCCTGGTCGACACGCAGATGGCATGGTTTGAACAGGTGTTGACAGCACGGCAGATCAATCCTGCGGATTATCCCGACGATTTGCCCGGCGTGCAGCGCTTTCGCGACGGCATGCTGCGGATGGCCCGACAGGGCAGCTATGAGCAGATAATGACTATGATGTTCGCGGCGGAATGGATGTACTACTGCTGGTGCCGACGGGCGAGCGAACAGCGCCAGAGCGATGCTGATATTCGCCGCTGGGTGGAAATGCATGCTGAAGAGGCGTTTTTCCAGCAGGCGAGTTGGCTGAAGGGTGAACTGGATCGGTGCGCCAGCGTAATGAGTGACAGTGAGAAGCAGGCGCTGTCGGCGCTTTACGGCGAGGTGCTGCAGTGGGAAATTGACTTCCATAGCGCAGCTTATGAGGATTAGCCACAGGATAAACAAGGGGGGCCTGAAACGGCGCCCCTGTATGCGCTCAACATTATCGCCAGCGTGGATACGGGTAATCTCCATTCTTCAGGCGACGGATGAAATATCAGGAGCCATTGCAGAGCGTGTTGTTAAACGACACGATAATAATGGCAGATGTCTGCCTGGCGCGGTGAGTTCACCGAGGGAGATAACGCGCAGATTCTCAGGTTGATCAACAATAACGACAGCATAAGTCAGGACGGGGTAAAAAAGGGGGAACGTGTTGAATCGTTAAAAGATTTCTCTGCCTGATGATGCTTTTTACGCCTTTTTATGGCACAACATTCCCCTGAGATAAATGCTTTGCGTACAGGTATTCCATGCCGGCCATTCCCTTTCCCTGGTACACCCTGTCTATTTTGCTTATTTTACTGTTGAAGGTTTGCCGGCAGCGTCCCGCAGGCTATCGCAACAGCGCGATTTTTATTGCGGGCTGTTCGCTGCTGGTCTTGATGTCAGCCTTGCGCTGGCAGTTTGACCTTATTCAACTGCGCCAGTTGCAGTCTGTCATGGCGATCACTCTGCCACCGTTGGCCTGGCACTGCTTTGCCTGCTTTACAGAACAGCGCTTGCAGCAAAAAATTGCCGCTTTTGTGGGACCGCCGACGCTGGCTCTGGCGCTGAACCTTATTGCTCCGCAAACCACGGATGTGGTGCTGATGCTGCTCTATATCGGCTACGGTTGTGCCCTGATTCGAACGGCACTGCGGGGGAGCGATACGTTTATTTTCAGGCGACTTAGCGATAGTGCTGCAACGTCATCGCTCGCTTTTATCGCGGGGGGCTTCCTCTGTTTTTCCGGACTGACCGATCTGGCCATCGCGCTCAATTTCCATTTTTATCAGGGCCGGCAGGCGCCGCAACTGGTCGCAATCTCGCAGGCTATTCTGCTGCCATTTGTCTGTTTTGCCATTGTCGGTAGTAGCCGTCCGTCGCTCCCGGCCGCGGAGCCGGTTTTGCCCGCCGAAGCGAGTACAGAGAACAATAGTGACGCGTTTCTCGCGACTTATCAGCAGGTCAACACGTTGATAAGCGAGCAGAATTTGTATCTGAATCCCGACCTGACGCTGAATGTGCTGGCGAGAAAAACCGGGGTCCCCGCGCGCCAGATTTCAAAAGCGGTGAACCTGACGCGCGGCTGCAATGTCTCACAATGGATCAACGGCTTGCGCATCGACTATGCGCAGCAGCTTCTACGCAACACCACCCTGCCGGTAACGGAAGTGATGCTGGAGGCGGGTTTTGCCACCAAATCAAACTTTCATCGCGAGTTTCTTCGTATCAGCGGTATGACCCCGACGGATTACCGCCGGACAGCGGTTGAAAGTCGAGGGCCTGATTGAGGAAGGCGCTGATATCCCGGGCGAGCTGACGGTGAATCGCGGCGCGGCTCCGGATGCCGCCATCCTGGCAGACAATCTCTTCGCCCGGCTCTTTTTCCGCGATTAATGCCATCGCACCCGGTTTGCACTGCTGCATAAAACTAAAGTGTGTGGCCCCTTCGACATTCACTACCCGCCTTACCGCGGCAGGGAGATATTCCGCCAGGTAGCCCGACTCCAGCCTGGCGGGTAGCTCATCGCTGTCCGCCTGAGCCGCCATAATCAGCACCGGCACTGCAATCTGAGAAAGTGATTCTGGCGTGAATCCGCGGGCCAGGCCCAGATCGAGTGAGACAACGGCTTTGATTGCCGGATCGCCTTCGTTTGCTGCCAGTCGCCCGCCAGCGTCATCAATACCCAGCGTCTGAATTAACTTGCAGGCGGACAGCCTGGCATGTGTCCGGCAATCATGCTGAAAGCGAGCGGCGTCAAAGCGCGCCCCCGCCAGTTCAAGTACCGTCCAGCCGCCGAGAGAGTGTCCGGCTGCGGCTATGCGCTGCGTATCGACTTTTCCGGCAAGGTAGGGGGTAGTGATAATTTTCATCATTGCCCGTTGGAGATCCTGCGGGCGGCGCCAGAGTTCCTTCGCATCCTGCGGCCGCTTGTTAAATGTTGTCGTGCCGGGATGATCGACCGCCGCCACAATATAGCCCTGAGCCGCCATTTTCGTCGCCAGCCAGTTCAGGTTGCGCCAGTTGCCGCCATAGCCGTGAGAAAGCAGAAGCAGCGGATGCTCGCCCGCTTCCGGCGCCGCATCGCGCAGCGCAGAGGTGCCGTAAAAGGCAATATTGTCACCCACCTTTTCCGGCGAGCCGGTTGCCGAGGTGGGATACCAGATAGCGATATTGAGAGGGCGGGAGCTAGCCTCGTGGATATTCAACTGGCGAAAAGCCGTGTTGGCATACGATGCGACGCTAAAGAGAAGAGAAAAAAGAAAGCAACAAAGGGGCCGTAACATAACGATCTCCGGTAAGTAAACAGAGACGCATTGTGGTCACAAACGCCCGGTTGATGCGTCCTGAAACGCGATCGAGGACCTTTTTTGCGGTGTTTGCGGCAGGGGGCGACTGGCAAATGTGCTAAGGGCGTGGCACCGCATACATCTCTGGGCGCGTTATCAGAAGCCAGCGGCAAAGCGCAGGCACGATAAGATCAGTCTGGATATCGCAAGGCTGCCACTCACCATGGTTCGTAGATTTGCCACAGACGTAGTTTAGGCCCTTCATTCGGTCCCCGGAATGCCGCTAATAACTCTTTGAACCACGATACCGACCCGTTGTTCAGTAATAACTGTTCGGTATTTTTATCTGCTCTCGCTCAAAACTGCCTGTCTGCCGGGCAAACAGGCATAACGTATGATATTTCCCGTTTCGCGGCGAACCCCATAGGCTCCACACATTAAAATATTAACTTAATTCCGTGTTGGCTCTGGGGAGTCGCCACATCTCACCCAGGATAGTATCCCACTGAGCAGGATTAATAATCAGTTTCCCCCTGCGTGGACTAAGCGTAATTTCGCTAAAATAAATGGTATCGCGCAGCAGCATGAGATCTACCCGACAGTAATCAATATCGTTTGCCAGCTCCTGCGCGGAGGCTATTGCCTGATGTAACGCCTGGGGTTCGGGGACCTCATAGGGTGTACTTGGGTACTCCATTTGGAAAGGCAGCAACTGCCAGTAACGATCAAAAACATTAATATACTCTTTGCCATCAGCGTCCATGAAGTCAGCTTCAATAAAACCAACGGAACCATGGAAGCAATGTAATCTTAGCATCTCCGGGGTTATCTCTCTTTTTCCGTGCGAAAATAAATCAATGTAGCTTTCGCAGAGTATCACCGGGGGAATGTGCTTGTACTGCCACTCCCTGGTGCGGTAATACATATTTTTCTTCAGCGCAGAATTTAACTGGCGCAAGGCTCTGGGGACGTTAAATGTATATTTATCCAGACAGATGATAGTACTACCGCTGTCATGGTTGCATTTCAGAACGAATTTGTCTGGTAATTGACTGAAGTCTATTTCATTCACGTTTCTGTAAATACCAAGCAGCGGAACGGTTTTTATATGTTGGCTACGAGCATCAATGTACTCGCGAACCGCTAATTTATCCGCTAACAGGGTATAAAGTGGGTTGTGGTCGTAAATCATACGGTGACATATTTTTTCATTCAGAGTAACCGGATGCTTCAAGTCGGGACGGGATCCGTAAATTCTCTGAAGTCGTCCGGCATGAAAACGCCTGTCGCTTATAATATAAGAGCGTAATTTTTTAATCTGATACTCAGAGTATTTTAAGAGTGCATTAAACTTGTTCATTATTCCTCCATTAAGTTATGAACACTTGCGGTAAAATTGACGCTCACGGCGGCAGGCGCAACGTCAGGAACAAACAACGTCAACAGCAGAGGAAGGGACAGGTGCGAGGTGAGCGCTACCCGATGTGCTATGTGTGTGGTTTTGGCGGAACCCAGGGCCGCAGCCGAGGTCCGGTGTCGTGGCTTGAGCTGCACAAATGACGAATAGTTAAACATGCGCAATTCCTGATGAATCAAAACGAGCGCAGTATCTAAAAAACTATGTCAGGATGTTGTTAAGTTTGTCGGTCTATTTTTCAAGGTACTCATCGTTTATGACACGCCTCCTCATCATTGAAGACAATCCTGATTTAGTCGCCAACCTGTATGCCTTTTTTGAGCCGCAAGGTTATGTGCTGGATGATGCACGTGATGGTGCTACAGGCCTGAAAATGGCCACGCAGAATGATTATGATGCGATTTTACTGGACCTGATGTTGCCCCGTCTGGACGGAATGACGTTGTGCAGTCGACTGCGCACGGAGTTTCAGAACCCTGTACCGGTGCTGATGCTGACCGCCCGCGATCCCGTTGACGATCGTGTTGCAGGGCTGGCGATGGGCGCCGATGATTATCTGGTCAAACCTTTTTCATTAAAGGAGCTGGATGCGCGGATCCAGGCGCTGGTTCGCCGCGCCCAGGGGCGGCAGGTCCTGGGAACGCTGGCCTGGGAAGATCTGCTTGTCGATACCAGGACACCGCAGGCGTGGCGTCAGGGGCAGACAATCAATCTGACGCCAACGACCCATAAATTGCTGTTGTGTCTGATGCGAGCGGCCCCTGAAGTCGTCAAAAAAAGAGAGATGGAGTATCTCCTGTGGGGGGAGGATCCCCCTGAAAGTGGGGCTTTGCGCACACATATTCACGATTTGCGGCAGAGAATTGACAAAAACTTCACATCTGTACTGATAGAAACGGTGCATGGCGTAGGTTTGCGCCTGCATAAGCCCGGAGGGGCCGCCCCGGAATAATCGTACGCAGAGTGGAACCATCATGAAATCCCTTTACCAGCAAATGACCCTCAAGACGCGAATCACTATTTCATTCGTGTTGCTGATGGTCGCGATCATGGCTTTTGTTGTCGTGGCAGAGCAGCTTGATTACGACGATCTTCGCGCATATGTCGTATCACAAAGTATGCAGGATGAGGCGTCCAGACTGGAAGGGGAGATGGCGAGAGGGTTTCCTCCGGTCGTCCCGAAGGGAAGCCAGCTCTATGATGCGCGCAATGTGCCTGAAAAATTGCGCCAGCTTGCGCC contains:
- a CDS encoding ATP-grasp fold amidoligase family protein, giving the protein MNKFNALLKYSEYQIKKLRSYIISDRRFHAGRLQRIYGSRPDLKHPVTLNEKICHRMIYDHNPLYTLLADKLAVREYIDARSQHIKTVPLLGIYRNVNEIDFSQLPDKFVLKCNHDSGSTIICLDKYTFNVPRALRQLNSALKKNMYYRTREWQYKHIPPVILCESYIDLFSHGKREITPEMLRLHCFHGSVGFIEADFMDADGKEYINVFDRYWQLLPFQMEYPSTPYEVPEPQALHQAIASAQELANDIDYCRVDLMLLRDTIYFSEITLSPRRGKLIINPAQWDTILGEMWRLPRANTELS
- a CDS encoding ABC transporter substrate-binding protein; this encodes MMLFNTGKLRFIAVATTMLASVSFISAASAAAPTYALVQINQQALFFNLMNKGAQDAAKASGKDLVIFNSNDNPVAQNDAIENYIQQGVKGILVAAIDVNGIMPAVKEAAAAHIPVIAIDAVLPAGPQAAQVGVDNIEGGRIIGKYFVDYVQKEMGGQARLGIVGALNSAIQNQRQKGFEETLKSNPKITIANVVDGQNVQDKAMTAAENLITGNPDLTAIYATGEPALLGAIAAVENQGRQKDIKVFGWDLTAKAISGIDGGYVTAVLQQDPEKMGAEALKALNSITSGKTVPKTILVPATVVTKANVDSYRSLFK
- a CDS encoding alpha/beta hydrolase family protein — encoded protein: MLRPLCCFLFSLLFSVASYANTAFRQLNIHEASSRPLNIAIWYPTSATGSPEKVGDNIAFYGTSALRDAAPEAGEHPLLLLSHGYGGNWRNLNWLATKMAAQGYIVAAVDHPGTTTFNKRPQDAKELWRRPQDLQRAMMKIITTPYLAGKVDTQRIAAAGHSLGGWTVLELAGARFDAARFQHDCRTHARLSACKLIQTLGIDDAGGRLAANEGDPAIKAVVSLDLGLARGFTPESLSQIAVPVLIMAAQADSDELPARLESGYLAEYLPAAVRRVVNVEGATHFSFMQQCKPGAMALIAEKEPGEEIVCQDGGIRSRAAIHRQLARDISAFLNQALDFQPLSGGNPSGSYR
- a CDS encoding LacI family DNA-binding transcriptional regulator — encoded protein: MAQEMSIKRVLLSDVAKLAGLSKATLSRYMNNSIVLPQDTIDRIETAIHELDYRGNSLARRLSKGGSETLGLVLPDITNPFFAELADAAEEAASANGYSLVLCITRNNPEKECQFIRWLDTCQVDGLLFTTNRPDNGLLRKEIQRHERIVLLDEDIPGSKVPKVFADNVQGGRIATEKLIAAGHRHIAFVGGPDKLMSVRERYQGFCTAMEQAGLIWPPEWVMYGDYQREFGQQALQYLFSQSQRPTAVFAASDYLVLGLLDGLRARGLQAPEALSLVGFDDANYADFTQPRISTIRQPARELGRTAVNIMMRLLNNDKDIPAETRLPVEWIGRDSIKIC
- a CDS encoding ribokinase, yielding MRVYVTGNITVDETWSIPDIPKKGSSIHGVKVSQDIGGKGANQAIILSRCGIETHLIAATGNDSNGTWIRQRIKNEALTLLPDSHFNQHSDTSIILNSADGDNAIITTTAAADTFGLDDIMPHLAKAAAGDILLQQGNFSLEKTRALFQYGKTRGMTTVFNPSPVNPDFCHLWPLIDIAVVNESEAELLQPYGVKTLVITEGAAGAWLIREGQRQFCPAVPAAALDTTGAGDTFLAVMLASAILRGVAPDGLALTHASRAAAITVSRRGTLSAFPDAQELAALLATGGAH
- a CDS encoding response regulator transcription factor, with product MSVYFSRYSSFMTRLLIIEDNPDLVANLYAFFEPQGYVLDDARDGATGLKMATQNDYDAILLDLMLPRLDGMTLCSRLRTEFQNPVPVLMLTARDPVDDRVAGLAMGADDYLVKPFSLKELDARIQALVRRAQGRQVLGTLAWEDLLVDTRTPQAWRQGQTINLTPTTHKLLLCLMRAAPEVVKKREMEYLLWGEDPPESGALRTHIHDLRQRIDKNFTSVLIETVHGVGLRLHKPGGAAPE
- a CDS encoding helix-turn-helix domain-containing protein; protein product: MPAIPFPWYTLSILLILLLKVCRQRPAGYRNSAIFIAGCSLLVLMSALRWQFDLIQLRQLQSVMAITLPPLAWHCFACFTEQRLQQKIAAFVGPPTLALALNLIAPQTTDVVLMLLYIGYGCALIRTALRGSDTFIFRRLSDSAATSSLAFIAGGFLCFSGLTDLAIALNFHFYQGRQAPQLVAISQAILLPFVCFAIVGSSRPSLPAAEPVLPAEASTENNSDAFLATYQQVNTLISEQNLYLNPDLTLNVLARKTGVPARQISKAVNLTRGCNVSQWINGLRIDYAQQLLRNTTLPVTEVMLEAGFATKSNFHREFLRISGMTPTDYRRTAVESRGPD
- a CDS encoding TenA family protein, with protein sequence MEAFSDRLLREHQQVWQVMQRHRFVVDIEQDRLPTTVFDRYLVFEGNFVATAIAIFALGVSKAPHIQQQRWLIGVLNALVDTQMAWFEQVLTARQINPADYPDDLPGVQRFRDGMLRMARQGSYEQIMTMMFAAEWMYYCWCRRASEQRQSDADIRRWVEMHAEEAFFQQASWLKGELDRCASVMSDSEKQALSALYGEVLQWEIDFHSAAYED
- a CDS encoding BtpA/SgcQ family protein, with product MVAISAEKTNAIQAIFSRSKAVIGVIHCDPFPGAPKYRGKSVSDIVERALRDADNYVSGGVHGLIIENHGDIPFSKPEDIGHETSALMAVITEKVRERFGVPLGINVLANAAIPAMAIALAGGADFVRVNQWANAYIANEGFIEGAAAKALRYRSMLRAEHIRVFADSHVKHGSHAIVADRSIQELTRDVDFFEADAVIATGQRTGDSATMAEIDEIRAATALPLLVGSGVTPANVRQILGRTQGVIVASTMKVDGVWWNDVELARVQHFMSVAQAALEEA